The following coding sequences lie in one Bacteroidales bacterium genomic window:
- a CDS encoding DUF354 domain-containing protein, giving the protein MRYLIDIGHPAHVHLFKHFAHEMSSRGHRVFFTCRSREFVTELLEHEGFAYTCLGRNYTTTAGKLWGLFRFTSLLFRVSRQFKPDLLLSHSSMYAAFTAFLLRRPHISFEDTFNFEQIRLYQPFTKAILTATYDHPLKSNKVVRYPGYHELAYLHPNRFTPDPSVLSELFLQSTSPKNSQSKLESASPSEEWVCEGGTTEAASRKLTFVAPPGNDYCSSINDCVCDPAQAGEAASTPNKFIILRFVSWSASHDIGHNGMTLGNKIAAVNSFSAHAKVFISAESPLPPLLEPYRFPLPPHRMHHAIAFASLVFGESATMASEAAMLGVPAIYLDNTGRLYTREQEEKYGLVFNYTESEQDQQRAIAKGVELLTTPGIKEKWHQKRARMLGEKIDVTEWLVDFVEEFYNKGRPG; this is encoded by the coding sequence ATGCGGTACCTGATCGACATCGGCCATCCCGCCCATGTGCATCTTTTCAAGCATTTTGCCCATGAGATGAGCAGCCGCGGCCACAGGGTTTTCTTTACCTGCCGCAGCAGGGAGTTTGTAACGGAGTTGCTGGAGCATGAGGGGTTTGCTTACACCTGCTTAGGCCGCAATTACACCACAACAGCAGGGAAGCTGTGGGGGCTGTTCCGGTTCACCTCGCTGCTCTTCAGGGTCAGCCGCCAGTTCAAACCCGATCTCCTCCTCAGCCACAGTTCGATGTATGCTGCCTTTACGGCTTTTTTGCTGCGCCGGCCCCACATCTCCTTCGAGGACACGTTCAACTTCGAGCAGATCAGGCTTTACCAGCCCTTCACCAAAGCCATCCTCACCGCCACCTACGACCACCCCCTAAAATCCAATAAGGTCGTCCGCTACCCCGGCTACCACGAACTCGCCTACCTCCACCCCAACCGCTTCACCCCTGATCCCTCAGTCCTCAGCGAATTATTTTTGCAGAGCACATCGCCTAAAAATTCCCAATCGAAGCTTGAATCTGCGTCCCCCTCCGAAGAATGGGTCTGCGAGGGAGGCACGACCGAAGCAGCCTCACGCAAACTAACATTTGTCGCCCCTCCGGGGAATGACTATTGCAGCTCAATCAACGATTGTGTCTGCGATCCCGCGCAAGCGGGAGAAGCAGCCTCAACCCCAAACAAATTCATCATCCTCCGTTTCGTCTCCTGGTCCGCCTCACATGATATCGGCCACAACGGCATGACCCTTGGAAACAAGATTGCCGCAGTAAACTCATTCTCTGCCCACGCAAAGGTTTTTATCAGCGCTGAATCTCCCCTTCCCCCACTCCTTGAGCCTTACCGTTTCCCCCTACCACCCCACCGCATGCACCACGCCATCGCCTTTGCATCACTCGTTTTTGGCGAAAGTGCCACCATGGCCTCCGAAGCCGCCATGCTTGGCGTCCCCGCCATCTACCTCGACAACACCGGCAGGCTTTACACCCGGGAGCAGGAAGAAAAGTACGGCCTCGTCTTCAACTACACCGAGAGCGAACAAGACCAGCAACGCGCCATCGCCAAAGGAGTGGAACTACTTACCA